In one window of Crocosphaera subtropica ATCC 51142 DNA:
- a CDS encoding iron uptake porin, whose protein sequence is MSNLFFVFKISAFVFGMISLSTTVNALPEENFPRKQFQNSSVNSETAQKANVSASQETSPVLTLPKPDHNFHLRQSRDGFLNPASRRQRSMSQVTSVSELQDISPTDWAYEALRGLVERYGCIVGYPDRTFRGNRALSRYEFAAGLNACMNTIERLIQENVAVLREDIEKLKRLAQEFEQELIALGARLRNLEERVAYLEDHQFSTTTKLTGEFVVGLTGITSGERDGGSEEINKVTNFGYRGRLELNTTFDGNDLLYTRLATGTVPAYSDITGTFEGELGFSQPDGSDLAVELIIYEFDLAENIRMFVEPVGGAFDDFVPTVNFLDGDGAFGAISAFGSRNPIYYMGEGPGIGFQGRLFEVFEWSGGYLATDGNDPSLGAGMFNGPYGLIGQFAYEPSDRLKVAFTYVHGYNNLDSGTGTLRSNFQTFVEEEFEQSVNTVNNSYGVEFTWRIFDRFVLGGWGGFTSTRTLNAIDAGDEFDVIQRGKLDIWNWAATLAFPDAFKEGDTGAIIVGMEPWISKADINFPDDLRRTDQDSSFHIEAIYQYPINDNIVITPGIIVITEPDFDDRNEALVIGTIRTTFTF, encoded by the coding sequence ATGTCAAATTTATTTTTTGTTTTCAAAATATCAGCGTTTGTTTTTGGTATGATTTCCCTATCAACAACAGTAAACGCTTTACCAGAGGAAAATTTTCCCAGAAAACAGTTTCAGAACAGTTCCGTAAACTCTGAGACTGCTCAAAAAGCGAATGTTTCAGCCTCACAAGAAACCTCCCCTGTTCTTACACTACCTAAACCCGATCACAACTTTCACTTAAGACAGTCTCGTGATGGCTTTTTAAACCCGGCCAGTCGTCGTCAACGTTCCATGTCTCAAGTCACCAGTGTTTCGGAATTACAAGACATTTCCCCTACCGACTGGGCCTATGAAGCCCTGCGGGGACTGGTAGAACGGTATGGCTGTATTGTGGGGTATCCTGATCGTACCTTTCGAGGCAATAGGGCTTTATCTCGTTACGAGTTTGCTGCTGGCTTAAATGCCTGTATGAATACTATAGAACGATTAATCCAGGAAAATGTTGCTGTTTTACGGGAAGACATCGAAAAATTGAAGCGGTTGGCACAGGAATTTGAACAAGAATTGATCGCTTTGGGCGCAAGGTTGCGCAATTTAGAGGAACGGGTCGCTTATCTCGAAGATCATCAGTTTTCTACTACAACTAAGTTAACTGGAGAGTTTGTGGTTGGTTTAACCGGTATTACCAGTGGAGAAAGAGACGGAGGCAGCGAAGAAATTAACAAAGTTACTAACTTCGGTTACAGGGGACGACTGGAACTTAATACTACGTTTGACGGCAATGATTTGCTCTATACCCGTCTTGCAACTGGTACTGTACCCGCCTATTCTGACATTACAGGGACGTTTGAAGGAGAATTAGGCTTTTCGCAGCCTGACGGGAGCGATCTCGCCGTAGAACTCATTATTTACGAGTTTGACCTGGCAGAGAATATCAGAATGTTTGTTGAACCGGTTGGGGGTGCATTTGATGACTTTGTACCAACAGTGAACTTTTTAGACGGTGACGGGGCGTTTGGTGCCATTTCTGCCTTTGGTAGTCGTAACCCCATCTATTATATGGGTGAAGGTCCAGGAATTGGCTTCCAGGGTCGTTTATTTGAGGTATTTGAGTGGAGTGGGGGTTATTTAGCAACAGATGGTAATGATCCCTCCTTGGGTGCCGGGATGTTTAATGGTCCTTATGGGTTAATAGGACAATTTGCTTATGAACCCAGTGACCGATTAAAAGTAGCGTTTACCTATGTTCATGGTTACAATAATTTGGACTCCGGAACAGGAACCCTTCGCTCCAATTTTCAAACCTTTGTTGAAGAAGAATTTGAGCAGTCGGTTAACACGGTTAATAATTCCTACGGGGTTGAATTTACTTGGCGTATTTTTGATCGGTTTGTGTTAGGCGGTTGGGGCGGTTTTACTAGCACGAGAACCCTTAATGCTATTGATGCTGGTGACGAGTTTGATGTTATCCAACGGGGTAAGTTAGATATTTGGAATTGGGCGGCAACCTTAGCCTTTCCTGATGCGTTTAAAGAGGGAGATACGGGAGCAATTATTGTTGGTATGGAACCGTGGATTTCTAAGGCCGATATTAATTTTCCTGATGATTTAAGAAGAACGGATCAAGATAGTTCTTTTCATATTGAGGCAATTTATCAATATCCTATTAATGACAATATCGTAATTACCCCTGGAATTATTGTTATTACTGAGCCTGATTTTGATGACCGAAATGAGGCTTTAGTTATCGGTACTATTCGTACCACTTTTACATTTTAA
- a CDS encoding nickel/cobalt transporter has translation MVKTGKKMLILAVLTCLISLGWSIFRIQPLHGHGTDLAVAHINVEPLMTRITLAIPSNLLDFADTNHDFQLSTAEITDNQQQLQNFFTSHLRLNDSHGHSATLKVEATDQQLLPGNFPGQNTHSTLGLTYTWLHPVDKIKIDYELLDNSPNARCLTTIFRNGQKVNYLFTPYQPTLEIDLLNTPPYLGTGSLVALFGAFVWGAAHALSPGHGKTLVGAYLVGTKAKAKHALFLALTTTVTHTIGVLMLGFLILVASQYFLPTVFIPWLSLLSGLMVVALGFQLLKKRLLLYQTTSFHTHDHSHHTHNHDHVHHAHDHSHHTHSHLPVDGDTDSISWGSLLTLGIAGGLVPCPSALVLLFSTVALGQIGWGILLVLIFCLGLAGTLTALGLLLINTKSLFERLPHQIKMTKILSIVSAMIVFIVGWVLTYQAGMDLLLPSVRL, from the coding sequence ATGGTAAAAACAGGCAAAAAAATGCTTATTCTTGCTGTATTAACTTGTTTAATATCACTAGGATGGTCAATATTCAGGATACAGCCACTTCATGGTCATGGTACGGATTTAGCCGTTGCTCACATTAACGTTGAACCTTTAATGACTCGCATTACCTTAGCTATACCCAGTAATTTACTAGATTTTGCTGATACAAATCATGATTTTCAGTTATCTACCGCAGAAATTACTGATAATCAACAACAACTACAGAATTTTTTCACCAGTCATCTTCGTTTAAACGATAGTCACGGACATTCAGCCACACTAAAAGTAGAAGCCACCGATCAACAATTACTGCCAGGGAATTTTCCAGGTCAAAATACCCATAGCACCCTTGGGTTAACTTACACTTGGTTACATCCAGTGGATAAAATAAAAATAGATTATGAATTATTGGATAATTCCCCTAATGCTCGCTGTCTAACTACTATTTTTCGCAACGGTCAAAAGGTCAATTATCTGTTTACCCCCTATCAACCTACCCTAGAAATAGACCTACTTAACACACCTCCATACTTAGGAACAGGTTCTCTGGTGGCATTATTTGGGGCTTTTGTTTGGGGTGCTGCTCATGCTTTATCCCCTGGACACGGAAAAACCCTCGTAGGAGCTTATTTAGTTGGAACGAAGGCTAAAGCCAAACACGCTCTATTTTTAGCCTTAACCACAACTGTCACTCATACTATAGGGGTGTTAATGTTAGGGTTTCTTATTTTGGTGGCTTCCCAGTATTTTCTACCGACGGTGTTTATCCCTTGGTTGAGTTTGCTCTCAGGGTTAATGGTGGTTGCTTTGGGTTTTCAGCTATTAAAAAAGCGTCTGTTGCTTTATCAAACAACAAGTTTTCACACCCATGACCATTCCCATCATACTCACAATCACGATCATGTTCATCATGCTCATGACCATTCCCATCATACTCATAGCCATCTCCCGGTAGATGGTGACACAGACTCTATCAGTTGGGGGAGTTTGTTGACTTTAGGTATTGCAGGAGGCTTAGTTCCTTGTCCCTCAGCTCTGGTTTTACTGTTTAGTACGGTTGCCTTAGGTCAAATTGGTTGGGGAATTTTGTTAGTTTTAATTTTCTGTTTGGGATTAGCAGGAACCTTAACTGCTTTAGGTTTGCTACTAATCAATACTAAATCCTTATTTGAACGTCTTCCTCATCAGATTAAAATGACAAAAATTTTATCAATTGTCAGTGCTATGATTGTTTTTATCGTTGGTTGGGTCTTAACCTATCAAGCAGGAATGGATTTATTATTGCCCAGTGTAAGACTCTAG
- a CDS encoding chlorophyll a/b-binding protein, translating to MTSRSYVTEEQGRLNNYAIEPKMYVDQKKQFGFNKYAEKLNGRLAMIGFISLLAFESLTGQGLVTWLTNL from the coding sequence ATGACTTCCCGCAGTTATGTAACCGAAGAACAAGGCCGTTTAAATAACTATGCTATTGAACCCAAAATGTATGTTGACCAAAAGAAACAATTTGGATTTAATAAATATGCAGAGAAACTCAATGGCCGTCTTGCCATGATTGGATTTATTTCATTATTAGCATTTGAAAGCTTAACTGGACAAGGTTTAGTCACTTGGCTAACTAATCTCTAG
- a CDS encoding DUF4198 domain-containing protein: MHSFAKKLFWIIALSPLLISQPVFAHVIWFEPLNNNQYEIIFGHPELNQPEPLLLDKFQEARAYDENKMLIPSTTLFENDRLFINTNTSVAALTAFYDNGFWRQNPDDTFDNITQEEAEAINYENVSQFVKYAKGLYQWNDTLSQPFGLPIEIIALENPFKLQDGDNLPIQVLFEGMLIDNPLVEYLGQTISVNEEGIALIPIGASGLQVIEASYTDPNSENPTISYAATFTSQSVPEPQTLGLLITTTALGINQSFKNRKKKKV, encoded by the coding sequence ATGCACTCTTTTGCGAAAAAACTATTTTGGATAATTGCTTTATCACCATTATTAATCAGTCAACCTGTTTTTGCTCATGTGATTTGGTTTGAGCCACTCAACAATAATCAATACGAAATTATTTTCGGTCATCCTGAACTTAATCAACCTGAGCCTCTTCTTTTAGATAAGTTCCAAGAAGCCAGAGCCTATGATGAAAATAAAATGCTTATTCCTAGCACAACCCTGTTTGAGAATGACCGTTTATTCATTAATACAAATACTTCCGTCGCAGCTTTAACTGCTTTTTATGATAATGGTTTTTGGCGACAAAATCCCGATGACACTTTTGATAATATTACTCAAGAAGAAGCAGAAGCGATAAACTACGAAAATGTTTCTCAATTTGTTAAATATGCTAAGGGACTATATCAGTGGAATGATACCTTATCACAACCTTTTGGTTTACCCATAGAAATCATAGCTTTAGAAAATCCATTTAAGTTACAAGATGGAGATAATCTGCCCATTCAAGTATTATTTGAAGGAATGTTAATTGATAATCCTTTAGTAGAATATTTAGGACAGACAATTAGTGTTAACGAGGAAGGAATTGCCTTAATTCCGATTGGTGCATCAGGATTACAAGTGATTGAAGCAAGTTATACCGACCCTAACTCTGAAAATCCGACGATTTCTTACGCTGCGACCTTTACCTCACAATCTGTTCCTGAACCACAAACTCTAGGATTATTAATAACAACAACGGCGTTAGGAATTAATCAAAGCTTTAAAAATCGAAAGAAGAAAAAAGTTTAA
- a CDS encoding DUF2267 domain-containing protein, producing the protein MPDETLKKNLPEIDSTELEDSRTVIADENRSFLEKVMVKGGFADPYDARDFTDVVFRIMRDLMETETADRVEGELHQEVMSTDEKALQMEVADLWKDRNPLVGFLSRVRPPWQGPGIFKIDSDRFLFRAANEGGLAPQIEREQAVKAVFSATKDELSAERIEEIAGWLPDYIQKLWREA; encoded by the coding sequence ATGCCGGATGAAACATTAAAGAAAAATCTGCCCGAAATCGATTCGACGGAGTTAGAAGATTCCAGAACCGTCATCGCTGACGAGAATCGCTCATTTTTGGAGAAAGTCATGGTCAAAGGGGGGTTTGCTGATCCCTATGATGCAAGAGACTTTACTGACGTAGTATTTCGGATCATGCGCGATTTAATGGAGACAGAAACAGCCGATCGCGTCGAAGGAGAACTACACCAAGAGGTTATGTCGACGGATGAGAAAGCACTACAGATGGAAGTAGCTGATCTTTGGAAAGATCGCAATCCATTGGTCGGATTTTTGAGTCGAGTACGTCCGCCTTGGCAAGGTCCAGGGATCTTTAAAATCGACTCTGATCGCTTCCTATTCCGCGCTGCCAACGAAGGAGGACTAGCACCACAGATTGAGCGAGAGCAAGCTGTTAAAGCCGTGTTTTCTGCTACTAAAGACGAACTTTCCGCAGAACGGATTGAGGAGATTGCCGGTTGGTTGCCGGACTACATACAGAAACTTTGGCGAGAGGCTTAA
- a CDS encoding bifunctional 3'-5' exonuclease/DNA polymerase, with protein MATKQLTLVLADTDGSSKDKLGIDLTNLDSLLEKYSKNLTPYPNADYEIISDDESLVTALKELETHTVVGLDIETTGLDPHTSEISLIQIAAPNRPVILIEFRGITNKETLRRFIEHPKIPKVGHNLAFEIQFLTKHLGINPAKTAWIDTMLMSQLLAAGLPPTLEEDAKTGVLPIPDLTRSIKNKKKLKQELNRNLPGSYSLMRVVARELGYSLDKSLQVSDWGKPLTQEQLQYAANDAAVVLPLREALRNKIIDNQLTDAIQVELGALARVAQMGLMGMGLDLDRWGELAKEIETRREDAAKIACQVLKPDHAQLNLFGGEASINLDSNEQVIAALARLGIHTDSTSKDTLDKLSENHPEVFTIIEYRHWSKAHSSFGEKLPTFVNPVTHRIHPNVNQMRAASGRFSFSNPNLQQIPRERQYRSCFVPAPGYKLIIADYSQIELRIAAEIANDSVMIDAYCNEKDLHRLTAALVSGKDIDEVTKQERQLGKAVNFGLIYGMGATKLRIYAETNYGVSMTFDEAQRFRDNFFKGYPGLHQWHQDTACKLRTTKVKDIRTLSGRLRRWKDEPPLTSLLNTPVQGTSADITKLALHKLNSDLDEIGGFPIVVVHDEIVLEVPEDHVAEGSAMLEEAMVSAGKRFLKSVPVVVEAAIADSWAEK; from the coding sequence ATGGCTACAAAACAACTGACCTTGGTGTTAGCTGATACCGATGGATCTTCAAAAGACAAGCTAGGAATTGATCTAACGAACCTAGACTCGCTCCTAGAGAAATATAGTAAGAATCTAACTCCTTACCCGAATGCAGACTACGAAATCATAAGCGACGATGAGAGTTTAGTCACTGCGCTAAAAGAGCTAGAGACTCACACTGTAGTCGGATTAGACATAGAAACCACTGGGCTTGACCCTCATACATCAGAAATAAGCTTAATTCAAATAGCAGCGCCAAACCGTCCCGTCATCCTTATCGAATTCAGAGGTATAACTAACAAGGAAACACTCAGACGGTTTATTGAGCATCCCAAGATTCCAAAGGTAGGGCATAACCTAGCCTTTGAGATTCAATTTCTCACAAAACATCTAGGTATTAATCCCGCAAAAACAGCGTGGATTGACACAATGCTAATGTCCCAATTATTGGCAGCAGGGCTACCTCCAACTTTAGAGGAGGATGCAAAAACGGGTGTACTACCAATTCCTGATCTAACTCGATCTATTAAGAACAAGAAAAAGCTCAAACAGGAACTCAATCGTAACCTACCTGGTAGTTATAGCCTCATGAGAGTAGTAGCGAGAGAGCTAGGCTACAGCTTGGATAAATCACTACAAGTTTCTGATTGGGGGAAACCCTTAACCCAAGAACAACTACAATATGCTGCTAATGATGCTGCCGTGGTGCTTCCGTTACGAGAGGCACTACGAAATAAGATCATTGATAATCAACTGACAGATGCTATCCAGGTAGAACTAGGCGCATTAGCCAGAGTTGCTCAGATGGGGCTTATGGGGATGGGTCTTGATTTAGACCGATGGGGTGAACTCGCCAAAGAAATAGAAACAAGGAGAGAGGATGCTGCTAAGATCGCTTGTCAGGTGTTAAAACCAGATCACGCGCAGTTGAATTTGTTTGGAGGAGAAGCGTCAATTAATCTTGACTCTAACGAACAAGTGATCGCTGCATTAGCTCGATTAGGAATCCACACCGACAGTACCAGTAAAGACACCCTCGATAAACTTTCAGAAAACCATCCCGAAGTGTTTACCATTATTGAGTATCGGCATTGGTCTAAGGCTCACAGTAGCTTTGGAGAAAAACTGCCAACTTTCGTCAACCCTGTTACTCATCGTATTCATCCAAACGTCAATCAGATGCGAGCTGCGAGTGGACGGTTTTCATTTTCTAACCCTAACCTACAGCAAATTCCCAGAGAAAGACAATATCGAAGCTGCTTTGTCCCTGCTCCGGGCTATAAACTGATCATTGCTGACTATTCGCAGATTGAATTGAGGATAGCAGCTGAGATTGCCAATGATTCGGTGATGATCGATGCGTATTGCAACGAGAAAGACTTACATCGACTTACAGCCGCTTTAGTGTCGGGAAAAGATATCGATGAAGTAACCAAGCAAGAACGTCAACTAGGAAAGGCTGTCAATTTCGGTTTGATCTACGGTATGGGAGCTACTAAATTGAGGATTTATGCTGAAACTAACTACGGCGTGTCTATGACGTTTGATGAAGCACAACGATTTCGAGATAACTTCTTCAAAGGCTACCCAGGACTCCATCAATGGCATCAAGATACTGCGTGTAAGTTGCGGACTACGAAAGTCAAAGACATTCGTACCTTGAGCGGACGACTGCGACGATGGAAAGATGAACCCCCTTTAACCTCGTTATTGAATACCCCCGTCCAAGGAACCAGTGCAGATATCACAAAACTGGCACTGCACAAGCTAAACTCTGACCTTGATGAAATCGGTGGATTTCCTATTGTCGTCGTCCACGATGAAATTGTCCTTGAAGTGCCAGAGGATCATGTCGCCGAAGGAAGCGCTATGCTTGAAGAGGCTATGGTTTCAGCGGGGAAACGATTTCTCAAATCGGTTCCTGTTGTCGTCGAAGCTGCGATCGCCGATTCTTGGGCAGAAAAGTAA
- a CDS encoding CobW family GTP-binding protein — MSEINQQGLPVTIITGFLGSGKTTLLNQILQNDLDQKVAVLVNEFGDINIDAQLLVSYEDDMVELSNGCICCTINDGLVEAVKRILARKEKVDRLIIETTGVADPLPIILTFVGSDFRYFTHLDAVITLIDAETFTPEHFDSKVAFKQIAYGDILLLNKTDLANNEQLTALESYIASVKKNPRIIHTQYAQVPLPLILDVGLTNTDSFVEQEYRQHSHHLKTEGFMSMSFQSDKPFDVYKFHKFLNEELPLEVFRAKGIVWFAGSQLRHIFQLCGQRNDIKSEPWSNSPVNQLVFIGRHLDADKLRQQLNNCLATSVTL; from the coding sequence ATGTCAGAGATTAACCAGCAAGGATTACCAGTTACCATCATTACCGGCTTTCTCGGTAGTGGAAAAACCACCTTACTCAATCAAATTCTGCAAAATGACCTTGATCAAAAAGTTGCAGTCTTGGTTAACGAGTTTGGTGATATTAATATCGATGCTCAACTTTTAGTTTCTTACGAAGATGACATGGTGGAGTTGAGCAATGGTTGTATTTGCTGTACTATCAATGACGGTTTGGTAGAAGCGGTAAAACGAATCTTAGCTAGGAAAGAAAAAGTAGATCGTTTGATTATCGAAACGACGGGGGTAGCAGACCCTCTACCGATTATTTTGACGTTTGTTGGTTCAGATTTTCGATATTTTACACACTTAGATGCGGTGATTACCTTAATTGATGCAGAAACCTTTACCCCAGAACATTTTGATAGCAAGGTAGCGTTTAAACAAATCGCCTATGGAGATATTCTCTTATTGAATAAAACTGATTTAGCAAATAACGAACAACTAACCGCATTAGAAAGCTACATTGCCTCTGTTAAAAAGAATCCCAGAATTATCCATACCCAATACGCCCAAGTCCCGTTACCTTTAATCTTGGATGTGGGTTTAACTAACACAGATAGCTTTGTTGAACAAGAATATCGCCAACATTCCCATCACCTCAAAACAGAGGGTTTTATGTCCATGTCTTTTCAAAGCGACAAACCCTTTGATGTCTATAAATTTCACAAGTTTTTAAACGAAGAACTTCCCCTAGAGGTTTTTCGTGCCAAAGGAATTGTTTGGTTTGCAGGAAGCCAATTACGCCACATTTTCCAACTGTGCGGACAGCGCAACGATATCAAGTCCGAACCTTGGTCTAATTCCCCTGTGAACCAGCTAGTCTTTATCGGTCGTCATTTAGATGCCGATAAACTCCGCCAACAGCTAAATAACTGCTTAGCTACCTCTGTTACCCTTTAA
- a CDS encoding CobW family GTP-binding protein, which produces MTRLNFTLSDALPSLPKSGMPVTIITGFLGSGKTTLLNQILQNKDNLKIAVLVNEFGDINIDEQLLISVDSDMIELDNGCICCTINDGLVNAVYRVLEREEKIDYLVIETTGLADPFPIIMTFLGTELKFLTRLDAVITVVDAAAFDAKHFDSDAALRQIRYGDMVILNKIDLATKDKINELKAFIEDTKPGFRILPSEYGRVPLPLILDIGLTQTDTYQAEISEFRRNKSNFDNHLETDGFNFVSFESDRPFEIEKFEHFLSEQLPNNIFRAKGILWFQESPARHIFQLSGSRYDLQADDWTTHPKNELVFIGRNLDKSLIKQQLNECLVKLDIHHPLSLLNFLP; this is translated from the coding sequence ATGACTCGTCTAAACTTCACCCTGTCCGATGCTCTACCATCCTTACCGAAAAGTGGAATGCCAGTCACCATCATTACTGGTTTTTTAGGTAGTGGCAAAACGACTTTACTCAATCAAATTTTACAGAATAAAGACAACTTGAAAATAGCAGTATTAGTTAATGAATTTGGAGATATTAATATTGATGAACAGCTTTTAATATCAGTGGATTCAGATATGATCGAATTGGATAATGGTTGTATTTGTTGCACTATTAATGATGGTTTAGTTAATGCTGTCTATCGAGTTTTAGAAAGAGAAGAAAAGATCGATTATTTAGTGATCGAAACAACAGGATTGGCAGATCCGTTTCCAATTATTATGACTTTTCTTGGTACAGAATTAAAGTTTTTAACTCGCCTTGATGCTGTCATTACCGTTGTGGATGCAGCCGCTTTTGATGCCAAGCATTTTGATAGTGATGCTGCTTTAAGACAAATTAGATACGGTGACATGGTTATTTTAAATAAAATTGACTTAGCAACTAAAGACAAAATCAACGAATTAAAAGCATTTATTGAAGATACTAAACCAGGATTTAGAATTTTACCCAGTGAATACGGTAGAGTTCCTTTACCATTAATTTTAGATATTGGTTTAACTCAAACAGATACCTATCAAGCTGAAATTTCTGAATTTCGACGCAATAAATCTAATTTTGATAATCATTTAGAAACCGATGGCTTTAACTTTGTTTCTTTTGAGAGCGATCGCCCCTTTGAAATTGAGAAATTTGAACATTTTTTATCTGAACAATTACCTAATAATATATTTCGTGCCAAGGGGATACTATGGTTTCAAGAAAGTCCTGCCCGACATATTTTTCAATTGAGTGGATCTCGCTACGATCTCCAAGCGGATGATTGGACAACCCATCCAAAAAACGAACTTGTCTTCATCGGGCGTAATTTAGATAAGTCGTTAATTAAACAACAGCTTAATGAATGCTTAGTCAAGCTAGATATTCACCATCCATTGAGTTTACTTAATTTCCTCCCTTGA